One part of the Schistocerca piceifrons isolate TAMUIC-IGC-003096 chromosome 2, iqSchPice1.1, whole genome shotgun sequence genome encodes these proteins:
- the LOC124777501 gene encoding uncharacterized protein LOC124777501 yields MMEPGAVPELEELTLCTFCKQKFNDSDLCPKFLSCKHYFCLKCIQTALMKGREVYCVHCWKRTELGEQGADTLQTYGAVLTLTKSLTALKIGPGSGSNAVGGNKPPDKDRKVLPSENCHTHGMPLALWCHTCCAAMCRACATQQEHPGHQIKSQAEAKDQLVTEVHNELHAMSKMLGEIQRLAMQQRDFLLKVLEACVTLKTHVETDLQSGWSHVPEVAEAREALAKARGGLAAVDGPAAAHALYASLALEKQRLQGKYHEMYLQCQLDDLIGNSGVVFDFGLLKQALAGIHSGEPPAVVAGGQSGRLPPQAHHATTAQNNPILFLANYCMSQLYSRHVLTKQQQQQQQQQQQQQQQQQQQQQQQHHLQQNGTVEYHPHHPPNATAMPPPHHLVAAPPQHVMVAAPPPQQAGPGKPPPALPPHAQPPPPPPYAQDGGVVAVQVQSPPQPVVPLNVRNPTGPYPLYYFNIDVNGTPQGRIVIEVRPDAAPKMAKNFGVLCTGEMGVSYKGCAVFQCWEGESVITGDFELNNGRGGRSIFEDGYFMPDDTKFPAVRGAVGMRRTQKRHDNLGMVGSQFRIILQEMRGFTGIFGHVIEGLELVEKISTFGDQTGKPTKTIVITKCGKL; encoded by the exons ATGATGGAACCAGGAGCTGTGCCAGAACTCGAGGAACTGACGCTATGCACGTTCTGCAAGCAGAAATTTAATGATTCTGACTTGTGCCCGAAGTTCCTAAGTTGCAAACACTACTTCTGCCTCAAATGTATCCAAACTGCACTGATGAAGGGGCGTGAGGTTTACTGTGTTCACTGCTGGAAACGAACTGAACTTGGCGAGCAGGGTGCGGATACTCTGCAGACATATGGTGCAGTCTTGACACTAACAAAGAGTTTAACTGCCCTTAAGATTGGACCTGGTAGTGGCAGTAATGCTGTGGGTGGCAACAAGCCCCCAGACAAGGATCGCAAG GTTCTTCCAAGTGAAAACTGTCACACACATGGAATGCCTCTTGCTCTCTGGTGCCACACATGTTGTGCTGCTATGTGTCGCGCGTGTGCCACACAGCAGGAACATCCTGGCCATCAAATAAAATCACAGGCTGAAGCGAAGGATCAGCTTGTTACTGAG GTGCACAATGAACTTCATGCTATGAGCAAGATGCTGGGTGAAATACAGCGTTTGGCAATGCAACAGCGTGACTTCTTGCTCAAGGTTTTGGAAGCATGTGTAACGCTGAAGACACATGTGGAAACAGATCTACAGTCAGGTTGGAGCCATGTACCAGAGGTGGCTGAAGCACGTGAAGCTTTAGCGAAGGCAAGAGGAGGCCTAGCTGCTGTAGACGGTCCTGCTGCAGCCCACGCACTGTACGCCTCGCTTGCACTCGAGAAGCAACGACTGCAGGGCAAGTACCACGAAATGTACCTACAATGTCAGCTCGACGACCTCATTGGGAATTCAGGTGTTGTGTTCGATTTTGGGTTGCTGAAGCAGGCCTTGGCAGGCATTCACTCTGGCGAACCCCCTGCTGTTGTAGCTGGAGGACAGTCAGGACGACTCCCACCACAAGCACACCATGCCACAACTGCTCAGAATAACCCTATCCTATTCCTTGCTAATTATTGTATGTCGCAGCTGTACTCTCGCCATGTGTTaacaaaacagcagcagcagcaacaacaacaacagcagcagcaacaacaacagcagcaacagcagcagcagcaacagcaccatTTACAGCAGAATGGAACTGTTGAGTACCACCCACATCACCCGCCAAATGCTACTGCCATGCCCCCACCGCATCACCTAGTTGCAGCTCCTCCGCAACACGTTATGGTAGCTGCACCTCCGCCCCAGCAGGCCGGGCCAGGGAAACCACCACCTGCTCTTCCCCCACATGCGCAACCTCCGCCACCACCTCCATATGCTCAAGATGGGGGAGTGGTAGCTGTCCAGGTCCAGTCACCGCCACAACCCGTTGTTCCGCTCAACGTTCGTAACCCGACTGGACCGTACCCTCTTTACTACTTTAACATTGATGTCAACGGGACTCCGCAAGGGCGTATTGTAATTGAGGTTCGTCCTGATGCTGCTCCAAAAATGGCGAAAAATTTTGGGGTACTTTGTACAGGGGAAATGGGTGTGAGTTACAAAGGTTGTGCTGTTTTCCAGTGCTGGGAAGGAGAGTCTGTAATTACTGGAGATTTTGAGCTCAACAATGGCAGAGGAGGGCGTTCTATTTTTGAGGACGGTTATTTTATGCCTGATGATACGAAATTCCCAGCTGTGCGGGGTGCTGTGGGAATGCGCCGTACACAAAAGCGTCATGACAACCTCGGGATGGTTGGATCACAGTTCCGGATCATCTTGCAGGAGATGAGAGGCTTCACGGGAATCTTTGGGCATGTTATTGAAGGTCTTGAACTTGTTGAAAAAATTTCCACATTTGGCGATCAGACGGGAAAGCCGACTAAAACCATTGTGATTACCAAGTGTGGAAAGttgtaa